In the Brassica napus cultivar Da-Ae chromosome A7, Da-Ae, whole genome shotgun sequence genome, one interval contains:
- the LOC106354534 gene encoding mannose-1-phosphate guanyltransferase alpha-like isoform X1 yields MVSSMDEKVVAVIMVGGPTKGTRFRPLSLNIPKPLFPIAGQPMVHHPISACKRIPNLAQIYLVGFYEEREFALYVSAISNELKVPVRYLREDKPHGSAGGLYHFRNLIMEDDPSHIFLLNCDVCCSFPLPEMLEAHRKYGGIGTLLVIKVSPESASQFGELVADPVTNELLHYTEKPETFVSDRINCGVYVFTPDIFTAIRDVSSQTKDTATLRRVSSVEALQPATRNSTDFVRLDQDILSPLAGKKQLYTYETMDFWEQIKSPGMSLRCSELYLSQFRLTSPQVLASGDGTKSAIVTGDVFIHPSAKVHPTAKIGPNVSISANARVGPGVRLISCIILDDVEIMVCLLTPETERKTGKVLLGLTLQCLFSQENAVVTNAIVGWKSSIGRWSRVQAEGVYNSKLGVTILGDSVAVEDEVVVTSSIVLPNKTLNVSVQDEIIL; encoded by the exons ATGGTGAGCTCGATGGATGAAAAAGTGGTGGCTGTGATCATGGTCGGTGGTCCAACCAAAG GTACTCGATTCCGACCATTGTCTCTGAATATTCCAAAGCCTCTGTTTCCTATTGCGGGACAACCAATGGTGCATCATCCAATTTCAGCGTGTAAAAGG ATTCCTAATTTAGCTCAAATCTATCTTGTCGGTTTCTATGAGGAAAGGGAGTTTGCACTTTATGTCTCTGCCATTTCCAATGAACTCAAAGTTCCTGTCAG ATATCTCAGAGAAGACAAGCCACATGGTTCAGCTGGTGGTCTGTATCACTTTAGAAATCTAATCATGGAAGATGACCCG TCTCATATCTTCCTGCTTAACTGTGATGTCTGCTGCAGTTTCCCCTTGCCTGAAATGCTCG AGGCTCATCGGAAATATGGTGGAATTGGAACACTTCTTGTAATCAAG GTCTCTCCTGAATCAGCCAGCCAGTTTGGAGAACTGGTTGCAGATCCAGTTACTAATGAGCTGCTTCACTACACCGAGAAACCTGAAACTTTT GTCAGTGACCGTATTAACTGCGGTGTTTATGTATTTACACCTGACATTTTTACTGCCATAAGAGATGTTTCTTCTCAAACGAAAGATACAG CAACTTTGAGACGTGTTTCCAGCGTTGAAGCTCTTCAACCGGCAACAAG GAACTCCACGGATTTTGTAAGACTGGATCAAGACATCCTTTCACCTCTAGCTGGGAAGAAACAGCTATATACTTACGAGACTATGGATTTCTGGGAGCAAATTAAATCTCCTGG AATGTCGCTGAGGTGCTCGGAACTCTATCTTTCTCAGTTCCGGTTGACCTCACCACAAGTGCTGGCTAGTGGAGATGGAACAAAGAGTGCCATAGTGACTGGTGATGTTTTCATACATCCTTCTGCAAAAGTACACCCAACTGCAAAG ATTGGTCCCAACGTCTCAATCTCTGCCAATGCTCGTGTTGGACCCGGTGTCAGGCTTATCAGCTGTATCATCCTTGATGACGTTGAGATCATGGTATGTCTTCTTACACCAGAGACTGAAAGAAAAACGGGCAAAGTTCTCTTGGGACTGACTCTTCAGTGTCTGTTTTCCCAGGAAAATGCAGTGGTGACTAACGCAATTGTTGGGTGGAAATCTTCTATCGGGAGATGGTCCCGTGTCCAG GCTGAGGGAGTCTACAACTCCAAACTCGGAGTTACAATTCTCG GAGACTCGGTTGCAGTTGAAGACGAGGTTGTGGTGACCAGCAGTATCGTTCTTCCAAACAAGACACTCAACGTCAGTGTTCAAGACGAGATCATCTTGTAA
- the LOC106354534 gene encoding mannose-1-phosphate guanyltransferase alpha-like isoform X2: MVSSMDEKVVAVIMVGGPTKGTRFRPLSLNIPKPLFPIAGQPMVHHPISACKRIPNLAQIYLVGFYEEREFALYVSAISNELKVPVRYLREDKPHGSAGGLYHFRNLIMEDDPSHIFLLNCDVCCSFPLPEMLEAHRKYGGIGTLLVIKVSPESASQFGELVADPVTNELLHYTEKPETFVSDRINCGVYVFTPDIFTAIRDVSSQTKDTATLRRVSSVEALQPATRNSTDFVRLDQDILSPLAGKKQLYTYETMDFWEQIKSPGMSLRCSELYLSQFRLTSPQVLASGDGTKSAIVTGDVFIHPSAKVHPTAKIGPNVSISANARVGPGVRLISCIILDDVEIMENAVVTNAIVGWKSSIGRWSRVQAEGVYNSKLGVTILGDSVAVEDEVVVTSSIVLPNKTLNVSVQDEIIL, from the exons ATGGTGAGCTCGATGGATGAAAAAGTGGTGGCTGTGATCATGGTCGGTGGTCCAACCAAAG GTACTCGATTCCGACCATTGTCTCTGAATATTCCAAAGCCTCTGTTTCCTATTGCGGGACAACCAATGGTGCATCATCCAATTTCAGCGTGTAAAAGG ATTCCTAATTTAGCTCAAATCTATCTTGTCGGTTTCTATGAGGAAAGGGAGTTTGCACTTTATGTCTCTGCCATTTCCAATGAACTCAAAGTTCCTGTCAG ATATCTCAGAGAAGACAAGCCACATGGTTCAGCTGGTGGTCTGTATCACTTTAGAAATCTAATCATGGAAGATGACCCG TCTCATATCTTCCTGCTTAACTGTGATGTCTGCTGCAGTTTCCCCTTGCCTGAAATGCTCG AGGCTCATCGGAAATATGGTGGAATTGGAACACTTCTTGTAATCAAG GTCTCTCCTGAATCAGCCAGCCAGTTTGGAGAACTGGTTGCAGATCCAGTTACTAATGAGCTGCTTCACTACACCGAGAAACCTGAAACTTTT GTCAGTGACCGTATTAACTGCGGTGTTTATGTATTTACACCTGACATTTTTACTGCCATAAGAGATGTTTCTTCTCAAACGAAAGATACAG CAACTTTGAGACGTGTTTCCAGCGTTGAAGCTCTTCAACCGGCAACAAG GAACTCCACGGATTTTGTAAGACTGGATCAAGACATCCTTTCACCTCTAGCTGGGAAGAAACAGCTATATACTTACGAGACTATGGATTTCTGGGAGCAAATTAAATCTCCTGG AATGTCGCTGAGGTGCTCGGAACTCTATCTTTCTCAGTTCCGGTTGACCTCACCACAAGTGCTGGCTAGTGGAGATGGAACAAAGAGTGCCATAGTGACTGGTGATGTTTTCATACATCCTTCTGCAAAAGTACACCCAACTGCAAAG ATTGGTCCCAACGTCTCAATCTCTGCCAATGCTCGTGTTGGACCCGGTGTCAGGCTTATCAGCTGTATCATCCTTGATGACGTTGAGATCATG GAAAATGCAGTGGTGACTAACGCAATTGTTGGGTGGAAATCTTCTATCGGGAGATGGTCCCGTGTCCAG GCTGAGGGAGTCTACAACTCCAAACTCGGAGTTACAATTCTCG GAGACTCGGTTGCAGTTGAAGACGAGGTTGTGGTGACCAGCAGTATCGTTCTTCCAAACAAGACACTCAACGTCAGTGTTCAAGACGAGATCATCTTGTAA
- the LOC106354534 gene encoding mannose-1-phosphate guanyltransferase alpha-like isoform X3 yields MVSSMDEKVVAVIMVGGPTKGTRFRPLSLNIPKPLFPIAGQPMVHHPISACKRIPNLAQIYLVGFYEEREFALYVSAISNELKVPVRYLREDKPHGSAGGLYHFRNLIMEDDPSHIFLLNCDVCCSFPLPEMLEAHRKYGGIGTLLVIKVSPESASQFGELVADPVTNELLHYTEKPETFVSDRINCGVYVFTPDIFTAIRDVSSQTKDTATLRRVSSVEALQPATRNSTDFVRLDQDILSPLAGKKQLYTYETMDFWEQIKSPGMSLRCSELYLSQFRLTSPQVLASGDGTKSAIVTGDVFIHPSAKVHPTAKIGPNVSISANARVGPGVRLISCIILDDVEIMENAVVTNAIVGWKSSIGRWSRVQAWSLQLQTRSYNSRRLGCS; encoded by the exons ATGGTGAGCTCGATGGATGAAAAAGTGGTGGCTGTGATCATGGTCGGTGGTCCAACCAAAG GTACTCGATTCCGACCATTGTCTCTGAATATTCCAAAGCCTCTGTTTCCTATTGCGGGACAACCAATGGTGCATCATCCAATTTCAGCGTGTAAAAGG ATTCCTAATTTAGCTCAAATCTATCTTGTCGGTTTCTATGAGGAAAGGGAGTTTGCACTTTATGTCTCTGCCATTTCCAATGAACTCAAAGTTCCTGTCAG ATATCTCAGAGAAGACAAGCCACATGGTTCAGCTGGTGGTCTGTATCACTTTAGAAATCTAATCATGGAAGATGACCCG TCTCATATCTTCCTGCTTAACTGTGATGTCTGCTGCAGTTTCCCCTTGCCTGAAATGCTCG AGGCTCATCGGAAATATGGTGGAATTGGAACACTTCTTGTAATCAAG GTCTCTCCTGAATCAGCCAGCCAGTTTGGAGAACTGGTTGCAGATCCAGTTACTAATGAGCTGCTTCACTACACCGAGAAACCTGAAACTTTT GTCAGTGACCGTATTAACTGCGGTGTTTATGTATTTACACCTGACATTTTTACTGCCATAAGAGATGTTTCTTCTCAAACGAAAGATACAG CAACTTTGAGACGTGTTTCCAGCGTTGAAGCTCTTCAACCGGCAACAAG GAACTCCACGGATTTTGTAAGACTGGATCAAGACATCCTTTCACCTCTAGCTGGGAAGAAACAGCTATATACTTACGAGACTATGGATTTCTGGGAGCAAATTAAATCTCCTGG AATGTCGCTGAGGTGCTCGGAACTCTATCTTTCTCAGTTCCGGTTGACCTCACCACAAGTGCTGGCTAGTGGAGATGGAACAAAGAGTGCCATAGTGACTGGTGATGTTTTCATACATCCTTCTGCAAAAGTACACCCAACTGCAAAG ATTGGTCCCAACGTCTCAATCTCTGCCAATGCTCGTGTTGGACCCGGTGTCAGGCTTATCAGCTGTATCATCCTTGATGACGTTGAGATCATG GAAAATGCAGTGGTGACTAACGCAATTGTTGGGTGGAAATCTTCTATCGGGAGATGGTCCCGTGTCCAGGCAT GGAGTCTACAACTCCAAACTCGGAGTTACAATTCTCG GAGACTCGGTTGCAGTTGA
- the LOC106357317 gene encoding ethylene-responsive transcription factor ERF018 has protein sequence MVKKAMKEEEEAEMRNSSMQSKYKGVRKRKWGKWVSEIRLPNSRARIWLGSFDTPEKAARAFDAAQFCLRGRQSGFNFPDNPPSISGGRSLTPPEIREAAARYANAQDGDIIISTGEEESVLSETRPESPSTSVSEAAMSLDYDLSFLDTLPSDFGMFSGFDDFSDGFSGDQFTEVLPVEDYGDVIFDESLFLWDF, from the coding sequence ATGGTGAAGAAAGCGAtgaaggaggaggaagaggcaGAGATGAGAAACTCGTCGATGCAGTCAAAGTACAAAGGCGTGAGGAAGAGGAAGTGGGGCAAATGGGTTTCCGAGATCAGACTTCCCAACAGCAGAGCGCGAATCTGGCTAGGCTCTTTCGACACTCCCGAGAAGGCCGCGCGTGCCTTCGACGCCGCCCAGTTTTGCCTCCGCGGCCGCCAATCCGGTTTCAATTTCCCCGATAATCCGCCGTCGATCTCCGGCGGAAGGTCGCTGACGCCTCCGGAGATCCGGGAAGCGGCTGCTCGATACGCAAACGCTCAGGACGGCGATATTATCATCAGCACCGGAGAAGAAGAATCGGTTTTGTCCGAAACCCGACCGGAGTCTCCTTCAACCTCCGTGTCTGAAGCAGCTATGTCGCTGGATTACGATCTGTCGTTCTTGGACACGCTTCCGAGTGATTTCGGGATGTTTTCTGGGTTTGATGACTTCTCCGACGGCTTCTCCGGCGATCAGTTTACAGAGGTTTTACCCGTTGAAGATTACGGAGATGTGATTTTTGATGAGTCTCTGTTCCTTTGGGATTTTTAA
- the BNAA07G31870D gene encoding FCS-Like Zinc finger 13 — protein sequence MILSKRPHLMIRKLSEMLVPRSRSAIKPDDYSASPRSPLDMKFPSPVNSKRYGSGGVGLGIVAALEESNIGINRYDPVCFSGRFRGPEIDLSEEEYTCVTSRDGTTKVYYSDEPEYDDRRRHKPVVQPPVIKRRVNRDNPTEFLSSCCLCKKRLQGKDIYMYKGEMGFCSAECRSVQIMNDERKEQSRQQVLRNVDVSSSLYAGEHSFSAGIFVF from the exons ATGATACTAAGCAAGAGACCTCATCTAATGATCCGTAAACTGTCGGAGATGTTGGTTCCAAGAAGCCGGTCTGCTATCAAACCGGATGATTACTCGGCGAGTCCGAGAAGTCCGTTGGATATGAAGTTCCCATCGCCGGTTAACTCAAAACGTTACGGTTCAGGCGGTGTCGGTTTAGGTATCGTGGCTGCGTTGGAGGAAAGTAACATTGGGATTAACCGGTACGATCCGGTTTGTTTCTCCGGGAGATTCCGAGGCCCCGAGATTGATCTGTCGGAAGAGGAATACACTTGCGTGACGAGCCGTGATGGGACGACGAAAGTGTATTACAGCGACGAGCCGGAGTACGATGATCGGAGAAGGCATAAACCGGTGGTTCAACCACCGGTTATTAAGAGACGGGTTAATAGGGATAATCCGACAGAGTTTCTGAGCTCGTGTTGCTTGTGTAAGAAGAGACTTCAAGGCAAAGACATTTACATGTACAA AGGAGAGATGGGATTCTGCAGTGCAGAGTGTAGATCAGTGCAGATAATGAACGACGAGCGAAAGGAGCAATCTAGACAGCAAGTTTTGAGAAACGTCGACGTTTCGAGCTCTCTATATGCCGGCGAACATAGTTTCTCCGCCGGGATATTCGTATTTTAG